From Enterococcus wangshanyuanii, the proteins below share one genomic window:
- a CDS encoding helix-turn-helix transcriptional regulator: protein MNNLSRLFYIMHYLTLHNKVKATYLAEQLEVSTRTIYRDIDVLSAQGFPVYAKSGRDGGIHLLDTHHLPATFVDDEEQDQIILGLQNLSAANLNNVEPLVNKLSSLFNKEIEPWIDIDFSTWGQEDEARAIELITEAKTKGKCISFYYRNTKGDGISREVMPNKLIFKQNAWYLAGYCFVRKTTRLFKLKRITHLIMTDTEIDELLLDKEYQPEFETTDVVFKVKNELFYRIKEELSELEIEPNEKYTTVRTQQPKGSWLTSYLLSFGSAIEVIEPDEVKIQIKEEVQKLQQIYS from the coding sequence ATGAATAATTTATCAAGGTTATTTTACATCATGCACTACCTGACGCTCCATAATAAAGTGAAAGCGACTTATCTGGCAGAACAATTGGAAGTTTCGACGCGGACGATTTATCGTGACATTGATGTATTGTCTGCTCAGGGCTTTCCCGTATACGCTAAAAGTGGGCGTGATGGCGGGATCCATTTGCTGGATACACATCATTTGCCAGCGACTTTTGTAGATGATGAAGAGCAGGACCAAATTATATTAGGCTTACAGAACTTATCAGCAGCGAATCTGAATAATGTCGAACCTTTAGTCAATAAACTTTCCTCCTTATTTAATAAAGAAATAGAGCCTTGGATCGATATCGATTTTTCAACTTGGGGACAAGAAGACGAAGCTCGTGCAATCGAATTGATCACAGAGGCTAAAACCAAAGGCAAGTGTATTTCTTTTTATTATAGAAATACCAAAGGTGATGGAATATCCCGGGAAGTAATGCCGAACAAACTGATCTTTAAGCAAAACGCTTGGTATCTTGCGGGATATTGTTTTGTTCGAAAAACGACTCGCTTGTTTAAATTAAAGCGAATCACTCATTTGATCATGACAGACACTGAAATTGATGAATTACTTTTGGATAAGGAATATCAGCCGGAATTTGAAACAACTGATGTTGTATTCAAAGTAAAGAATGAGCTGTTTTACAGAATCAAAGAAGAGCTATCTGAGCTCGAAATAGAGCCTAATGAAAAGTATACAACAGTAAGAACACAGCAACCTAAAGGTAGTTGGCTGACTTCTTACTTACTTTCTTTTGGGAGTGCGATCGAAGTAATAGAGCCAGATGAAGTCAAAATTCAAATTAAAGAGGAAGTCCAAAAACTTCAGCAGATTTATTCGTAA
- a CDS encoding ACT domain-containing protein: MRAVLTVIGKDKVGIIAGVSHTLAEMNINILDVSQTIMDSYFTMMMVLELSKEQANFEDIRATLNELGERLGVTISIQNEEIFNVMHKL; encoded by the coding sequence ATGCGGGCAGTATTGACAGTTATAGGAAAAGATAAAGTAGGGATCATCGCTGGTGTGAGCCACACATTAGCTGAAATGAACATAAATATCCTTGATGTTTCTCAAACGATCATGGATAGCTATTTTACGATGATGATGGTACTTGAACTATCGAAAGAACAAGCAAATTTTGAAGATATTCGTGCAACATTAAATGAGTTAGGTGAACGATTAGGGGTCACGATCAGTATTCAAAACGAAGAAATATTCAACGTGATGCACAAACTATAA
- a CDS encoding PFL family protein, with the protein METNQILETIRMIEEENLDIRTITMGISLLDCIDSDSDRACQKIYEKITRLAKNLVKVGTEIESEYGIPIINKRISVTPIGIIAAASPDKDYVKYAKALDRAAQAVGVNFIGGFSALVEKGYQHGDDILINSIPQALAETEFVCSSVNIGSTRAGINMDAVRHMGYVIKETAERSDMGCAKLVVFANAVEDNPFMAGAFHGVGEADCVINVGVSGPGVVKRALEKVKGEPFDVVAEVVKQTAFKITRMGQLVGKIASERLNVPFGIVDLSLAPTPAVGDSVAYILEEMGLESVGTHGTTAALALLNDAVKKGGVMACNHVGGLSGAFIPVSEDAGMIDAVNNGALNLEKLEAMTAICSVGLDMIAIPGETSAETIAAMIADEAAIGVINHKTTAVRIIPAKGTQVGDMVEFGGLLGRAPVMKVNDYASTDFILRGGRIPAPIHSFKN; encoded by the coding sequence TTGGAAACGAACCAAATTTTAGAAACGATTCGCATGATCGAAGAAGAAAATTTAGACATCAGAACGATCACGATGGGGATTTCATTACTGGATTGTATTGATAGTGATAGTGATCGTGCCTGTCAAAAAATATATGAAAAAATCACGCGCTTAGCGAAGAATCTTGTTAAAGTTGGAACAGAGATTGAATCAGAATACGGGATTCCGATCATCAATAAACGGATTTCAGTAACTCCGATCGGAATCATTGCCGCAGCTAGTCCAGATAAAGATTATGTGAAATACGCGAAAGCATTAGACAGAGCAGCTCAAGCGGTTGGGGTCAATTTTATTGGCGGATTTAGTGCCTTAGTCGAAAAGGGATATCAGCATGGTGATGATATTCTAATTAATTCGATTCCCCAAGCATTGGCTGAAACAGAATTTGTGTGTTCATCGGTGAATATCGGCTCTACTCGTGCCGGTATCAATATGGACGCTGTTCGTCATATGGGGTATGTGATCAAAGAAACTGCGGAAAGATCTGATATGGGCTGTGCCAAATTAGTCGTATTCGCAAATGCTGTCGAAGACAATCCCTTTATGGCTGGCGCCTTCCACGGTGTAGGGGAAGCGGATTGTGTGATTAATGTCGGTGTCAGCGGACCAGGAGTTGTCAAACGGGCACTGGAAAAAGTCAAAGGAGAACCTTTTGACGTTGTAGCTGAAGTCGTAAAGCAAACGGCATTTAAAATCACAAGAATGGGTCAGTTAGTTGGAAAAATTGCTTCAGAACGTTTAAATGTGCCTTTTGGGATCGTAGATTTATCATTGGCGCCAACGCCAGCTGTGGGAGACAGTGTTGCGTATATTTTAGAAGAGATGGGCTTGGAAAGTGTTGGGACTCATGGGACAACTGCTGCATTGGCTCTATTGAACGATGCGGTGAAAAAAGGCGGAGTGATGGCATGTAATCACGTTGGTGGACTTTCCGGCGCATTTATTCCAGTCTCTGAGGATGCTGGCATGATCGATGCGGTTAATAACGGCGCTTTGAATTTGGAAAAATTAGAGGCAATGACTGCGATTTGTTCGGTAGGATTAGATATGATCGCGATACCTGGAGAAACTTCTGCTGAAACAATTGCTGCTATGATCGCTGATGAAGCAGCGATCGGCGTGATCAATCATAAGACGACTGCTGTCAGAATCATTCCGGCTAAAGGAACTCAAGTAGGAGATATGGTGGAATTTGGCGGTTTATTAGGCAGAGCACCTGTGATGAAAGTCAATGACTACGCATCTACTGATTTTATTTTACGTGGCGGACGGATTCCAGCACCGATTCATTCTTTTAAAAATTAG
- a CDS encoding DUF1149 family protein: MEIKRQQEVVEAFHYDMRTQDMGEVETDLRVGFSPIESTDENYPKENSIIAARLEFRLVFEEYVLSGSVSQINHIINHKIEKQEDISQEEVDELVSPLFSIVQRMAYEVTEIALDKPGIQLNFQSSQEG, from the coding sequence GTGGAAATAAAACGTCAGCAAGAAGTCGTAGAAGCTTTTCATTACGACATGCGTACACAAGATATGGGCGAGGTAGAAACAGACCTAAGAGTCGGTTTTTCACCAATTGAATCAACAGATGAGAATTATCCTAAAGAAAATTCAATTATCGCGGCTCGTTTAGAGTTTCGCTTAGTATTTGAAGAATATGTGTTGTCAGGATCTGTGAGTCAAATCAACCATATCATCAATCACAAAATTGAAAAACAAGAAGATATCAGCCAAGAAGAAGTGGATGAATTAGTAAGTCCTCTATTCAGCATTGTTCAACGTATGGCCTATGAAGTGACTGAAATTGCACTGGACAAACCAGGAATTCAATTGAACTTTCAGTCGTCGCAAGAAGGATAA
- a CDS encoding L-cystine transporter, which yields MTTLITVLVVLAFVAVLYVFYRMQKKHLKFSTRVFAALGVGIVLGAIIQFAFGTQDKVTTQAMDWIGIVGNGYVAFLQMLVIPLVFVSIVGAFTKMKESKQLGKISFNVLATLLGTTAVAALVGIGTTLLFGLQGAQFTEGTAETARIAELATRQETVENLSIPQQILAFIPRNVFADFAGTRPTSTIGVVIFAAFVGVAYLGVKRKAPKEGEFFANLIDSLYKITMRIVTLVLRLTPYGVLALMTNVVATSDFEAILNLGKFVLASYTALIIVMLIHLAILIAVKVNPVNYLKKSFPVLSFAFTSRSSAGALPLNIETQTKALGVDDATANFAASFGLSIGQNGCAGVYPAMLATIVAPTVGIDVFSLEFILMLVAIVTISSFGVAGVGGGATFASLIVLGAMNLPVAIVGLVISVEPLIDMARTAVNVSDSMVAGIVTSSRINELDRDVLNDSNLVIEENA from the coding sequence ATGACAACACTCATCACTGTTTTAGTGGTCCTGGCTTTTGTTGCTGTGTTATACGTCTTTTATCGTATGCAGAAAAAACACCTTAAATTTTCAACGCGTGTCTTTGCTGCATTAGGCGTGGGTATTGTTTTAGGTGCAATTATTCAATTCGCATTTGGTACTCAAGATAAAGTTACAACACAAGCAATGGACTGGATCGGTATTGTAGGTAATGGATATGTAGCATTTTTACAAATGCTCGTAATCCCCTTAGTCTTTGTTTCGATTGTCGGAGCATTTACGAAAATGAAAGAATCCAAACAATTAGGAAAGATCAGCTTTAATGTTCTCGCAACATTATTAGGCACGACAGCAGTCGCGGCTTTGGTCGGAATTGGAACCACATTATTGTTTGGACTTCAAGGTGCACAATTTACTGAAGGAACGGCAGAAACGGCACGGATCGCAGAACTTGCGACTCGACAGGAAACCGTTGAAAACCTATCGATTCCTCAACAAATCTTAGCCTTTATTCCTAGAAATGTTTTTGCAGATTTTGCTGGAACTCGTCCAACAAGTACGATTGGCGTTGTTATCTTCGCTGCTTTCGTTGGTGTAGCTTATCTTGGTGTGAAACGCAAAGCACCAAAAGAAGGAGAGTTTTTCGCAAATCTGATCGACAGCCTTTATAAAATTACGATGCGTATCGTAACACTTGTATTGCGTTTGACACCATATGGCGTGTTAGCGTTAATGACTAATGTGGTAGCGACAAGTGATTTTGAAGCGATTCTGAATTTAGGTAAATTTGTATTAGCTTCCTATACTGCGTTGATTATTGTGATGCTCATTCACTTAGCGATTTTGATTGCGGTGAAAGTAAATCCTGTGAATTATTTGAAAAAATCATTCCCAGTTCTAAGCTTTGCTTTTACATCAAGATCAAGTGCAGGAGCATTGCCTTTAAATATTGAAACACAAACAAAAGCTTTAGGCGTAGATGATGCGACAGCAAACTTTGCTGCAAGCTTTGGCTTGTCGATTGGTCAAAACGGCTGTGCTGGTGTTTATCCTGCAATGTTGGCAACGATCGTTGCTCCAACGGTTGGTATCGATGTCTTTAGTTTAGAATTTATTTTGATGTTAGTTGCAATTGTTACAATCAGTTCATTTGGTGTTGCTGGTGTCGGCGGTGGAGCGACTTTTGCTTCCTTGATCGTATTAGGTGCGATGAACTTACCAGTTGCGATTGTTGGGTTAGTTATTTCTGTAGAACCGTTGATCGATATGGCAAGAACAGCTGTTAATGTGAGTGATAGCATGGTTGCAGGAATCGTGACGAGTTCTAGAATCAATGAACTAGATCGTGATGTTCTAAATGACAGCAATTTAGTCATTGAAGAAAATGCCTAA
- a CDS encoding VOC family protein — protein MFTNQIKIMLYVINVEESSQFWQKIGFVEKERDAVDGTLVVEVSPGENADTSIVLYDLEFIQKHSPEVAGNTPSLMFFSDDIVSLYKKMKDAGVRVGEMVQLPTGLVFNFADNDENYFAVSGQ, from the coding sequence ATGTTTACTAATCAAATTAAAATCATGTTGTATGTAATAAATGTCGAGGAATCCAGTCAGTTTTGGCAAAAAATCGGTTTTGTGGAAAAGGAAAGAGATGCAGTCGATGGCACGTTAGTAGTAGAAGTGTCACCAGGAGAGAATGCCGATACAAGTATTGTTCTCTATGATTTGGAGTTCATTCAAAAACATTCACCAGAAGTTGCGGGAAATACACCATCATTGATGTTCTTCTCAGATGACATTGTGAGTTTATACAAGAAAATGAAAGATGCTGGTGTTCGAGTAGGTGAAATGGTTCAATTGCCGACGGGACTGGTGTTTAATTTCGCGGATAATGATGAAAATTATTTTGCGGTCTCTGGACAATAA
- a CDS encoding rhodanese-related sulfurtransferase: MDYRVLLYYKYTPLENPEQFAKEHLAFCKSLNLKGRILVASEGINGTLSGTIADTDAYMEAMLADERFKDTYFKIDETEEMAFHKMFVRPRKELVSLNLEEDVNPLELTGKYLEPKEFKEALLDENTVVIDARNDYEYDLGHFRGAVRPDIRNFRELPQWIRENKEQFMDKKIVTYCTGGIRCEKFSGWMLKEGFEDVSQLHGGIAVYGKDPEVQGELWDGKMYVFDERISVEINHVDKKIIGKDWFDGTPCERYINCANPFCNKQILASEENEAKYLGSCSDECRHHPANRYVQKNHLTEQEVTARLEAIAN, translated from the coding sequence ATGGACTATCGTGTATTGCTTTACTATAAATATACACCACTAGAAAATCCAGAACAATTTGCGAAAGAGCATTTAGCATTTTGCAAATCACTAAATTTAAAAGGAAGAATTTTAGTCGCCTCAGAAGGAATCAATGGCACACTTTCTGGAACGATCGCTGATACAGATGCTTATATGGAAGCAATGCTTGCGGATGAGCGATTCAAAGATACTTACTTCAAAATCGATGAAACAGAAGAAATGGCTTTTCATAAAATGTTTGTTCGTCCGCGAAAAGAGCTTGTTTCTTTAAACTTGGAAGAGGATGTCAACCCGTTGGAATTAACAGGTAAATATTTGGAGCCAAAAGAATTTAAAGAAGCCTTGCTTGATGAAAATACTGTTGTCATCGATGCTAGAAATGACTATGAATATGATCTAGGGCATTTTAGAGGCGCTGTTCGTCCGGATATCCGTAATTTTAGAGAACTGCCTCAATGGATCAGAGAAAATAAAGAACAATTTATGGATAAAAAAATCGTAACCTACTGTACTGGTGGAATTCGCTGTGAGAAGTTTTCTGGCTGGATGCTGAAAGAAGGCTTTGAAGATGTTTCACAACTTCATGGCGGGATTGCTGTATATGGAAAAGATCCTGAAGTACAAGGTGAATTGTGGGACGGGAAAATGTATGTCTTTGATGAACGGATCAGTGTGGAAATCAACCATGTCGATAAAAAAATCATTGGTAAAGACTGGTTTGACGGAACGCCTTGCGAACGTTATATCAATTGTGCTAACCCGTTCTGCAATAAACAAATTTTAGCTTCAGAAGAAAACGAAGCAAAATATCTTGGTAGCTGTTCAGACGAGTGTCGCCATCATCCAGCTAATCGTTATGTACAAAAAAATCATTTAACAGAGCAGGAAGTAACAGCTCGTTTGGAAGCAATCGCTAATTAA
- a CDS encoding SLC13 family permease, whose protein sequence is MKRIFSFFMDDLLFSISLFVALISCFFGKFSIESIDFKVIVCLFGLMLLVANIDKLGVLTYLAEKLIDVSINTRALIRNITLLAFFSSMLLTNDVAILSLMPIYLTITKKVPDMNHKLTGAVLLIIAANLGSSFFPFGNPQNLFLFSYYSLAAGTFFNWAFLLLLVSFVFLFLSFFWIKKSPIPNQEEPLPSIDQRNIIYLSLIGLLILIGVFDLLPYSIVIPIAILLLGIYDSSSLKKVDYRLLATFIFFFIAVGNFSQLETISLLIKKQFTTSSATFFGSIAVSQVISNVPAAILIAPFTAQTKALFFGVNVGGLGTIIASLANLIGFKIYKQYYPNQSKQFLLMFSLINLIFLIGFIVLFYFIL, encoded by the coding sequence ATGAAACGTATTTTCTCATTTTTTATGGATGATCTCTTATTTTCTATTTCCCTTTTCGTGGCCCTTATCAGCTGTTTCTTCGGCAAATTTTCGATTGAGTCAATTGATTTTAAAGTCATCGTTTGCCTTTTTGGACTGATGCTGCTTGTCGCTAATATTGATAAATTGGGGGTTTTGACCTATCTTGCTGAAAAATTGATCGATGTTTCAATCAACACTCGAGCTCTCATTAGAAATATCACCTTGCTGGCTTTTTTTAGCTCGATGCTTTTAACCAATGATGTAGCTATTTTAAGTCTTATGCCGATCTACTTGACGATCACGAAGAAAGTTCCTGATATGAACCATAAACTGACCGGTGCTGTCCTTTTGATCATTGCAGCCAATTTAGGCAGCAGCTTTTTCCCTTTTGGCAACCCGCAAAATTTATTCTTATTTTCTTATTACTCATTGGCAGCTGGGACATTCTTCAACTGGGCTTTTCTCTTACTGCTTGTATCGTTTGTTTTTTTATTTCTTTCCTTTTTTTGGATCAAAAAGAGCCCTATTCCAAATCAAGAAGAGCCGCTGCCATCGATCGATCAACGTAATATCATTTATTTGAGCTTGATCGGCCTACTGATCCTGATCGGTGTCTTCGATCTTCTCCCATATTCTATCGTTATTCCTATAGCTATTTTACTTCTAGGTATTTACGATTCCAGCAGTTTGAAAAAAGTTGATTATCGTTTATTGGCTACCTTCATTTTTTTCTTTATCGCTGTCGGCAATTTTTCACAACTGGAAACTATTTCCTTGTTGATCAAAAAACAGTTTACTACATCCTCAGCTACATTCTTTGGCAGCATCGCAGTTAGTCAGGTTATCAGCAATGTTCCTGCTGCCATCCTTATCGCTCCGTTCACTGCTCAAACCAAAGCGCTATTTTTTGGTGTTAACGTGGGTGGATTAGGCACAATCATTGCCTCTTTAGCTAATCTGATTGGGTTTAAAATTTATAAGCAATATTATCCTAATCAATCAAAACAATTTTTGCTGATGTTTAGTCTGATCAACTTGATTTTTTTAATTGGATTTATTGTACTCTTTTATTTCATTCTATAA
- a CDS encoding amino acid ABC transporter ATP-binding protein: MAEKILVEHLVKKYGDNTVLNDINVSIQEGDVVCVIGPSGSGKSTFLRCLNQLEEATSGDIIIDGANLTDKNTNINKIRQHIGMVFQHFNLFPHLSIMENITLAPTDLGRLSKQEAEEKAIQLLETVGLADKKDSYPESLSGGQKQRVAIARALAMNPDIMLFDEPTSALDPEMVGDVLNVMKKLAKQGMTMVIVTHEMGFAKEVANRVMFIDGGNFLEDGSPQQIFENPQNERTKDFLDKVLNI; encoded by the coding sequence ATGGCTGAAAAAATTCTAGTCGAGCATTTAGTAAAAAAATATGGTGATAACACTGTTTTAAACGATATTAATGTTTCTATCCAAGAAGGCGATGTCGTTTGTGTCATCGGTCCTTCCGGCTCTGGTAAAAGTACTTTCCTTCGTTGTCTGAATCAACTGGAAGAAGCAACAAGCGGCGATATTATTATTGATGGAGCAAACTTAACAGATAAAAATACCAACATCAATAAAATACGTCAGCATATCGGTATGGTGTTTCAGCATTTTAACTTATTTCCACATTTATCGATCATGGAAAATATTACATTGGCACCTACTGATCTAGGTCGTCTTTCTAAACAAGAGGCGGAAGAAAAAGCAATCCAGCTTTTAGAAACTGTGGGGCTTGCCGATAAAAAAGACAGCTATCCAGAATCATTATCAGGCGGTCAAAAACAACGTGTTGCTATTGCCAGAGCTTTAGCGATGAATCCAGATATCATGCTATTCGATGAACCGACCTCTGCACTTGATCCAGAAATGGTTGGTGATGTTTTGAATGTTATGAAAAAACTAGCCAAACAAGGTATGACGATGGTCATCGTTACCCATGAAATGGGCTTCGCTAAAGAAGTGGCAAATCGTGTGATGTTTATTGATGGCGGGAATTTCCTAGAGGATGGGAGCCCGCAGCAGATCTTTGAAAATCCGCAAAATGAGCGAACCAAAGATTTCTTGGATAAAGTTCTAAATATTTAA
- a CDS encoding amino acid ABC transporter substrate-binding protein/permease has translation MKKKHILLSFMLMMASLLTFTLGQSAQAEEKTYNIGTDLTFAPFEFQDSKGEYIGIDVDLLQAIAADQDFKVNLKPLGFDSAIQAVQSKQVDGMIAGMSITDERKKSFDFSDPYFDSGLQMAVKKGNDKIKGYDDLKGKTVAAKVGTESATFLEKNQDKYGYTIKNFDDATGLYQALENGEADAIFDDYPVLGYAITNGQKLQLVGKKETGSSYGFAVKKGQNKELLEKFNAGLKDLKDSGKYDEIIANYISTGNESEDQTDTKMKKIQPKKDTYVIASDSTFAPFEFQNSDGEYEGIDVDLVTRIAELQGFNIEFKFIGFSSAVQAVESGQADGMIAGMTITDEREKSFDFSTPYFNSGIQIAVKKGNDKITSYEDLKGKKVGAKIGTESADFLEANKDKYGYSIKYLDTTDALYSALEIGEIDAMMDDYPVIGYGVAQKQPLVTPIPREEGGKYGFAVKKGKNPELIQMFNEGLAELKRTGEYDEIVGKYIKDGSTENKVDESTFVGMIQNNWKRLLSGLWMTIQLTLISFILALIVGVIFGLFSASPSKALRVIATVYVDIIRGIPLMVLAFFIYFGLPGILGFNIPVFLAGIITLTLNASAYISEIVRGGINAVPTGQMEASRSLGLSYNRTMQKIILPQAIRIMIPSFVNQFVISLKDTTILSAIGLIELLQTGKIIVARNLQSTLVYFVIAMMYLVLITALTKLAKVLEKKVK, from the coding sequence ATGAAAAAGAAACACATTTTGCTTTCATTTATGCTAATGATGGCAAGTCTGCTGACATTTACACTTGGGCAATCGGCTCAGGCTGAGGAAAAAACATATAATATAGGAACAGATTTAACTTTTGCACCTTTTGAATTTCAGGATTCTAAAGGAGAATACATCGGTATTGATGTTGATTTACTTCAAGCCATTGCAGCTGACCAAGACTTTAAGGTCAATCTAAAACCGCTTGGCTTTGACAGTGCCATTCAGGCAGTTCAATCTAAACAGGTTGATGGAATGATCGCCGGAATGAGTATCACAGACGAGCGGAAGAAATCCTTTGATTTCTCAGACCCTTATTTTGATAGCGGCTTGCAGATGGCTGTCAAAAAGGGAAATGACAAAATCAAAGGTTACGATGATTTAAAAGGAAAAACCGTTGCCGCTAAAGTGGGGACAGAAAGTGCTACTTTCCTTGAAAAAAATCAAGATAAGTATGGCTATACGATCAAAAACTTCGACGATGCAACTGGGCTTTACCAAGCACTTGAAAACGGTGAAGCAGATGCTATTTTTGATGATTATCCTGTATTAGGCTATGCAATCACGAATGGTCAGAAATTACAGTTAGTTGGTAAAAAAGAAACCGGAAGTTCTTACGGGTTTGCTGTCAAAAAAGGGCAAAACAAAGAATTACTTGAAAAATTCAATGCTGGATTAAAAGATTTAAAAGACTCCGGCAAGTATGATGAAATCATTGCAAACTATATTTCTACAGGAAATGAATCAGAAGACCAAACAGATACAAAAATGAAAAAGATCCAACCGAAAAAAGATACTTATGTCATTGCTAGTGATTCAACCTTCGCACCTTTTGAATTCCAAAATTCTGATGGTGAATACGAAGGAATCGATGTTGACCTAGTCACACGAATCGCTGAACTCCAAGGATTCAATATTGAATTTAAATTTATTGGTTTTAGTTCAGCTGTTCAGGCAGTTGAATCTGGGCAGGCAGATGGGATGATCGCCGGAATGACGATCACTGACGAACGTGAAAAATCATTCGACTTTTCGACTCCTTATTTCAATAGTGGGATCCAAATCGCTGTCAAAAAAGGCAACGACAAAATCACTTCCTATGAAGACTTAAAAGGGAAAAAAGTCGGTGCAAAAATCGGGACAGAAAGTGCTGATTTTCTTGAAGCAAATAAAGATAAATATGGCTATTCAATCAAGTATTTAGATACAACAGATGCTTTATATAGCGCACTTGAGATCGGTGAGATCGACGCTATGATGGATGACTATCCTGTTATCGGTTACGGCGTTGCTCAAAAGCAACCACTAGTAACACCAATTCCTCGTGAAGAAGGCGGAAAATACGGGTTTGCTGTCAAAAAAGGCAAAAATCCTGAATTGATCCAAATGTTCAATGAAGGACTTGCAGAATTAAAACGAACTGGTGAATACGACGAAATCGTCGGTAAATATATTAAAGATGGTTCCACAGAAAACAAAGTAGATGAATCAACCTTCGTCGGTATGATTCAAAATAACTGGAAACGACTATTGAGCGGACTATGGATGACGATTCAACTAACATTGATTTCATTCATTCTTGCTTTGATCGTTGGTGTGATCTTCGGATTATTCAGTGCTTCACCATCGAAAGCTTTACGAGTGATAGCCACTGTTTATGTCGACATCATCCGCGGAATTCCATTGATGGTACTTGCTTTCTTCATTTATTTTGGTTTACCAGGAATTCTCGGCTTTAATATTCCAGTCTTCCTTGCTGGAATCATTACCTTGACGCTAAACGCCAGTGCTTATATCTCTGAAATCGTTCGTGGCGGTATCAATGCTGTGCCTACAGGGCAAATGGAAGCTTCACGCAGTTTAGGACTTTCCTATAATCGGACAATGCAAAAAATCATTTTGCCGCAAGCAATCAGAATCATGATTCCATCATTCGTCAACCAATTCGTTATTTCATTGAAAGATACGACGATCCTTTCAGCGATCGGGTTGATCGAATTACTACAAACAGGGAAAATCATCGTTGCCCGAAACCTACAAAGTACACTTGTTTATTTTGTGATCGCGATGATGTATCTAGTCTTGATCACAGCGTTGACAAAACTAGCAAAAGTCTTGGAAAAGAAGGTGAAATAA